The DNA sequence TGAGATCAAAAACCTCTTTGACTATCCAGTCTTTCTTGAGGGATGGCAGATTATTGATCAATCTGAAAAAGCCTACACATTTGGCAAGGTAGTAATTGATCCCGGCCAATATCTGGCAATCGGTAAAGATACAAGCAAGTTATCATTAAACAATGATCAAGAAACTATTAGCCTAGTGGATCCAGCTGGTACATTAGTAGACCAAACTAGCTACCAAGATGCACAAACCGATGCTAGCTGGGGTTGGTCAGAGACTGGTTGGCAGTGGCTAGAATCTCCAACACCAAGTCAACCCAATGCTTTACCTGTCATGATCCCAACTGACCAAAACAAATCAGATCAACAAGGCTCAGTTGGCCAATCCACTCCCTCTGCCTCTGATAATCAGTCTTCCAAATCCAATGATGATCAATCTATCGGACTCTATCAATACAGCCCTGAAGATTCTGAGGAAACTTCCAGTCAACCCAACCCCTCAAATCTCAACTCTACTAGCCAGCCATTTAGCCAGCCACTGAATTACAGCCAAGACACATTGCCCAGTCAGCCACCTCAAGATATACCCCAATCAACAACCAAAAAATCTTCTTCTAGCAATAAATCATCAAGTAGCTACTTAATTTTTGGCCTGATTGGTGCTATAGTAGGCTATATATTTTATGAATATCGTGATGAAATCAGAAAATTATTCTCTAAACCTAAAACAGATGCAGGATTTGGCTCGGGATTTGGCTCAATTGATCCTCAGCCAGACCGAGAAATCCCAAAAATCAACCTTGTCGGTTCAAGGAACTGGCCTAGTGATTAAACTATCTGGACCCCTAGGTGCTGGTAAGACTAGTTTCTTAAAAAGCTTTGCAAAAGCTCTCGGGATCCAAAATACCATCATAAGCCCTAGTTTTAATCTCCATAGGAGTTACCAATCTAATAACATTACCCTAGAACACTGGGATCTCTATCGACTAACCAACCTAGATGATAATCTCTATCACTCAATTATTGAACAAGTTATGATGCCTGGTACAATTGTTGCAATTGAATGGTTGGATAAATTCAATTGGGAATTTGATAGGCAGATCACAATAGACATATCTTACCTAGCTCAGCCTGATCAGGATTATCAATCTCGTAATATTCAAGTAAAATATCAAAATGACTAATAACAAATCCTATTATCTAGCAATCGATGCGACTCAACCTAATCTAAAGTTGTATCTCTATCAAAGCAACCATCTAATCAAGCAACTTTCTACTCCTTTAAATAGACGTTTGGCAGATCAGCTGATCGGTAAAATTTCAAGCCTAATTAGGCTAAAAGATATTGATGGGATAGTCCTCAGAGACAATACTGGATCATTTACGGGCATCAGAATAGCTGGAGTTTTTGCCAATACTTGGCATTTTTATTCAGGAAAACCCGTGATATCTACCAACGGATCAGATTGGATTGAGTCTGGTATCAGGCGCCTAGATAATGCTACACTAATAGAAGGCTACATTGAGCCAAGTTATCAAAAAGCTCCAAATATTACATTAAGCAAACGGGATGAATTCAAAAAAGATCTTACAACTTAGCATCGCTGCCATACTAATCATCAGTATTCTTAGCTTTATTATTCCAAAAATTTCCTCTATACCTGTTAACCAACGAGATGATTTAAGAGTTGAAGATATTACCAAGATTCAACAAGCCCTTGAATATTATTATGAAGACAAAGGGGTCTATCCAGAGTCCTTAGCAGTTTTGGCCGACAATAACCAACCCTATATTGCTAACCTACCGATTGATCCCCAGGGTAATGATTATATTTATCAACCGAGTCCTACTGGTGGACCCTATACAAAATATTCTCTTTACGCCACCCTAGAAAAACCCGATAAAGCCAACTCAAGTAGCAATAAATTTTTGCTCAAATCTGCCCGCTAGCGGTCTATCAACTTATCACCCTGATCAGTAGCTGCATATAAATGCAAATCGCTAATATAATCTTTCAATTCGTAAGCTTGTGGCACATATTGAAAAATAAAGTTTCTCTTCTCTCCAGCTGATTGAACTGTTACTGTCCCATAACCCAAGGCTGATTGAAAAGGACCACTGACATCGGCACTAACATCCTGGATATTAACTAACCTCAAAGTAGATATTGATTTATTAAAAAGGCTTTTTTGCTCTACTTCAACCAAGTTTTGATTAGTGATGATTATCTTATTGTTATGCCAAATCCAAATACTGGCAAGCATAAAACCAACAGTAAATAGCATGAGAAAAATCGCTATCATAGTTAGATTTATCTTCATTTCACCACTACTAGTAGAAGCTGTCCATGTATAAACAACCAAAAAAGCCACAACCGCCAGCATAGTTATGGCTAAGCCAAAAGCAGGTAACAAATAAGCCCAATGCCTATAGGCAATCCTCTTGACCACCTCATCGTCATTTTGCCCAGGATAATGATACTTTCTATCAGCCTCCATATCAAAATTATAACATGTTAGCTAGATAATTCTCACCCTGAGAGGTCAAGCTTCTTCCTCGAGGTGTCCTCTTGATAAAACCAATCTGCATTAAATATGGTTCATAAACATCTTCAATGGTCTGGCTTTCTTCATGCATAGTGGCCGCCAAGGCATTTAGTCCTACGGGCCCTCCTCCATAGTACTCACTAATGACAGCTAATAATCTTCTGTCCCTTTTATCGAGACCCAGATCATCAATTTCAAGTAAATCCAAGCAATCTCTAACGATCTCATCCGTAGCTCTTCCTTGATTGTGGACATCGGCATAATCCCTAATCCGTTTCAATAAACGATTTGCTATCCTAGGTGTCAATCTAGATCTTTTAGCCAGTAACTCCAATACTGATCTATTACCCTCTACATTTAATATCTTACTAGACCTTTCTAAGATATTAGCAATCTCATTTTCAGAATAGAAATCCAGGTGATGAATCAAGCCAAACCGATCTCTTAATGGTGCTGACAAGCCACCGTATTTGGTAGTGGCAGCCACAACTGTAAATGGTGCCAAGTCCACCCTAACACTTTGAGCTGATGGTCCCTTGCCCAGCATTATATCCAAGACAAAATCCTCCATGCCAGAGTACAAGATTTCTTCAACCTGTCTAGGCAAACGATGAATCTCATCAATAAACAGAACATCTCCCTCTTCTAGATTGGTCAAAATGGCTGCAAGATCACCTGCTTTCTCAATGGCGGGTCCACTTGTGATCTTAATACTAGTACCTAATTCATTTGCTATTACTTGCGCCAAAGTTGTTTTGCCTAAGCCTGGAGGTCCATATAGCAATACGTGATCGATTGGTTGATTACGTTTTCTAGCCGCCCTAATTGCTAGATCAAGGCTAGATTTTACTCGCTCTTGACCAATGTACTCATCGAACCTTTGGGGTCTAAGAGTCACCTCAAGCTCAATCTCTTCAGTAGTAATCACTTTTGGATTGCTATGATCTATCATTTCTTTAATGCATTTAATGCTAACTTTATCTGATCGGATAAACTCAGTCCTTGATCAATTTCACCAACTATCTGCATAATCTGTCCTGATTTATATCCAAGTTGCTCTAATGCTTGAAATAATGGCTGACTGGCTTTTGGCTTCTTGGTCTTATTATCATCACCAATAACCAGTTTCCCACGTAGATCCAAAATAATCTTTTGGGCAGTTCTTTTTCCCACACCAGATATCTGTTCAAACAATTTAGTATCCCCCTGCTCTATCGCTTGTATCAATTCCTGTACCTTATGACTAGATATGATCGTTAAAGCTACCTTGGGCCCAACTCCACTAACTCCAATCAAGCGAATAAATAGATTCTTTGTACCAATATCCATAAACCCATAAATACTAAATTGATCTTCACGAATATGCTCATAAATATGAATATTTAACTCCTGATTCAGTTGGATACTAGCTAAGTCCCTTGTGCTAATTTGAATATCAAAACCAAGCCCTCCAACCATCAGAATAACCCTACCGTCTGGCTGTATATCTTTTATCTCTCCAGCTAAAAATGCGAACATAATAGTATCATACACTAACTACCCCTCAAAACACTACTACGTACTTTGAGGGGACACCTCAAACTGTTTTCGATAAGTCA is a window from the Candidatus Saccharibacteria bacterium genome containing:
- the ruvA gene encoding Holliday junction branch migration protein RuvA, encoding MFAFLAGEIKDIQPDGRVILMVGGLGFDIQISTRDLASIQLNQELNIHIYEHIREDQFSIYGFMDIGTKNLFIRLIGVSGVGPKVALTIISSHKVQELIQAIEQGDTKLFEQISGVGKRTAQKIILDLRGKLVIGDDNKTKKPKASQPLFQALEQLGYKSGQIMQIVGEIDQGLSLSDQIKLALNALKK
- the tsaE gene encoding tRNA (adenosine(37)-N6)-threonylcarbamoyltransferase complex ATPase subunit type 1 TsaE, which translates into the protein MAQLILSQTEKSQKSTLSVQGTGLVIKLSGPLGAGKTSFLKSFAKALGIQNTIISPSFNLHRSYQSNNITLEHWDLYRLTNLDDNLYHSIIEQVMMPGTIVAIEWLDKFNWEFDRQITIDISYLAQPDQDYQSRNIQVKYQND
- a CDS encoding type II secretion system protein GspG codes for the protein MNSKKILQLSIAAILIISILSFIIPKISSIPVNQRDDLRVEDITKIQQALEYYYEDKGVYPESLAVLADNNQPYIANLPIDPQGNDYIYQPSPTGGPYTKYSLYATLEKPDKANSSSNKFLLKSAR
- a CDS encoding lamin tail domain-containing protein, giving the protein MRKLSGARAFSYLIIALSTLSPIQIFAQSVIYPPIVLSEIIGKPSDNNQEFIEIKNLFDYPVFLEGWQIIDQSEKAYTFGKVVIDPGQYLAIGKDTSKLSLNNDQETISLVDPAGTLVDQTSYQDAQTDASWGWSETGWQWLESPTPSQPNALPVMIPTDQNKSDQQGSVGQSTPSASDNQSSKSNDDQSIGLYQYSPEDSEETSSQPNPSNLNSTSQPFSQPLNYSQDTLPSQPPQDIPQSTTKKSSSSNKSSSSYLIFGLIGAIVGYIFYEYRDEIRKLFSKPKTDAGFGSGFGSIDPQPDREIPKINLVGSRNWPSD
- the ruvB gene encoding Holliday junction branch migration DNA helicase RuvB; translated protein: MIDHSNPKVITTEEIELEVTLRPQRFDEYIGQERVKSSLDLAIRAARKRNQPIDHVLLYGPPGLGKTTLAQVIANELGTSIKITSGPAIEKAGDLAAILTNLEEGDVLFIDEIHRLPRQVEEILYSGMEDFVLDIMLGKGPSAQSVRVDLAPFTVVAATTKYGGLSAPLRDRFGLIHHLDFYSENEIANILERSSKILNVEGNRSVLELLAKRSRLTPRIANRLLKRIRDYADVHNQGRATDEIVRDCLDLLEIDDLGLDKRDRRLLAVISEYYGGGPVGLNALAATMHEESQTIEDVYEPYLMQIGFIKRTPRGRSLTSQGENYLANML
- a CDS encoding PH domain-containing protein, whose amino-acid sequence is MEADRKYHYPGQNDDEVVKRIAYRHWAYLLPAFGLAITMLAVVAFLVVYTWTASTSSGEMKINLTMIAIFLMLFTVGFMLASIWIWHNNKIIITNQNLVEVEQKSLFNKSISTLRLVNIQDVSADVSGPFQSALGYGTVTVQSAGEKRNFIFQYVPQAYELKDYISDLHLYAATDQGDKLIDR